TTTGATATGGCCGCTTATATCAGCAACCAGGGCCTCAGTGCAGGGGAAAAATCTCAGGCAAAGAAAATATCCTTTTACAATCCTGGGAGAATTAAGTTCCGCTGGGACCAGGATGTGATTGCTTATGTTGACATACCGGTTGATACAGGGCCGGTAATTTACAATATATGTTTAGTCCCCGGTGAAATGCCGCCGGTGTGTGAATATGATGAAGATAACTTTGATGTAAAGAATCCGGAATTTCAGAAGCTATCACAGGACATTCTGCCGGAGATGTATCGTTATGAGCAGATCAGGGTTTATGCCTTTGACTATAATGACATCCCAATTACAGTAACGATAAATGGTATTCAGGCAGACTTCAATGAAAATTGGGAAAATGGGTTTTATTACTTTGGTGATCTAACCCTTAAACACGGTAATAATATCCTCAGTGCAGTAGTGACAAATAATGAAGGTGTTAGTACAAGCCGTGACCTATCCCTGAATATTGATTCTGTTCCTCCTGTAATAAACATCATGAATGTAACTGATGGTGCAGTTGTAATGTTACCTGATATTTTGATAAATGGGAGCATAGATGACCCTCAGATAACTACTATCAGGATGATAAGAGATTTTGTGACAACTGAAGATATGCCTGTAGTTAACGGAGTGTTTAGTGCAAATATAATTTTATCAATTGGTCATAATAACCTGAGATTTGAGGCAATTGATCAAGCGGGTAATACAGGGATCTCCAATATTGATTTAATCCATGTCTTTTCAGAATTCGCAGGAGTATCAGGAAGGGTATATAACAGCGTACTTGGTGTACCTGTCAGTGGCGCTGTGATTAGGTTCACTTCAGGCGGCGGTCTTACAGCTAGTTTAATATCAGGTGATGCAGGGGAATTTAATATAACCGGCGTGGACAGCGGCTACATTACGCTGTTTGTGTCAAAGGATGGATATGACACTGTAAACCTTAATGTCTTTGCTGCGGGAGGAGATACACCTTCTCTGCATGATATAGCACTTATACCTTCTTCAGGTATTGATACATTAACACTTACAGGTCAGGTAAAGGATACCGGTGAATCGCCGCTATCAGGTGTAAAAATATCCTTAACCAATACAACCCTTTCAGCCATAACAGATAATAACGGTATCTATATCATCTCAGGGATTCCACGCACATCATTTACTGCAGAGGCGTCACTGGATTTGTATGAAAGTAAAAGCATCAATATTAATCCTGAGATGTACAACCCTGATGCCAAAATACTTACTACTAACGTTATCCTTAGAAATATTCCGGTAGTCATAGACATTCCTCCGGACCAGGGGAATGTACCGGAGGTATTAATACAGCTATGGCATAAGTTTAAAGAGTCCCTAATTGCCGGAAAAAATGAAGATGCGCTACTGCTGATAATGCCCGATACACGCCAGAGGTACAGGGACCAACT
The sequence above is a segment of the Nitrospirota bacterium genome. Coding sequences within it:
- a CDS encoding carboxypeptidase regulatory-like domain-containing protein, whose translation is MSLSIEALARASKKGGEKVRRVIFILFIIILLFHFYFDSPSSAQFINGDFSSGITGWETIGDVNTSNGAAVLETGGINGEYITSLSTDFIIFGDTLNFRFYFDITGPDDPKYPDFHSFPSDFFQMTLDAGDEGYFDETLAWNPTVGFVPFSFDISSITAGTMARLTFMLFDEDDVFRSVAGIDDVTDPSKHSQPLTEPGTLILLGGGLVAVFAYSRYRGVYRTWCCILILSITQILSSSIAYAELQETNVDDKTLLEFTSPVFNTRTNIMTLNMAITNISDTTIMSPLKIVITGISNSDVKVSNPDGYTPGGLPFFDMAAYISNQGLSAGEKSQAKKISFYNPGRIKFRWDQDVIAYVDIPVDTGPVIYNICLVPGEMPPVCEYDEDNFDVKNPEFQKLSQDILPEMYRYEQIRVYAFDYNDIPITVTINGIQADFNENWENGFYYFGDLTLKHGNNILSAVVTNNEGVSTSRDLSLNIDSVPPVINIMNVTDGAVVMLPDILINGSIDDPQITTIRMIRDFVTTEDMPVVNGVFSANIILSIGHNNLRFEAIDQAGNTGISNIDLIHVFSEFAGVSGRVYNSVLGVPVSGAVIRFTSGGGLTASLISGDAGEFNITGVDSGYITLFVSKDGYDTVNLNVFAAGGDTPSLHDIALIPSSGIDTLTLTGQVKDTGESPLSGVKISLTNTTLSAITDNNGIYIISGIPRTSFTAEASLDLYESKSININPEMYNPDAKILTTNVILRNIPVVIDIPPDQGNVPEVLIQLWHKFKESLIAGKNEDALLLIMPDTRQRYRDQLLLLGDKVPETFAVIGDIQLISYDDNTAKTRVYEGDITYYVWFTKDIFGQWKIHKF